Within Mytilus edulis chromosome 10, xbMytEdul2.2, whole genome shotgun sequence, the genomic segment ATCAATAAATGCAATTCTCCAACAAGAAGAATTGAAAAGTTTTTAGATTTAATATTAAAACCTTTATTGAGGAAACTAGAGTTTTACATTCAAGACACAAAAGATTTTATCAATAGGATAGAGTCTAAGACCTGTGTACGTAACTGTACACTAATTGCCTATGATGTAACTTCAATGTATACAAACATGAACATCGACAATTTACAAGTCTTGAGGTTTAAGAATGTATGTTGGTGATGGGAATCTTTGCATTTGTGGAAAGTTTACCCAAATGTTTGTTAACTTAAAACCCGTAAACTAAATAACAAGTACAAATCAAGAAAGATTCGAGAAGAATCTTGCAAAAAGTTTGTGTTGAACTTGTCCAGTAGACTACTGACAAACGAGGAATATCTCCTCTTGGGAAAAGGGATGAAGTTTATTCCTACCCCTAAAGTTTCAAGTACTTACATACGTAAACAAATCATGAAGGATTTTCTTGAACTAGCTAGAAAATTGAGATGTAGATTTCACTACTCTACAAACACAATTAAAGAAATCCATCCTTTATACTTACAAACAGGGCATATTTCTCCTAACGGAAATAATGCCCTTGAAGGTTACATAACTGATACAAAACTTGAAATTTCTAGATTAAAGGTTAAACAGTTCAAACACAACCTTACACTAGCAGAGCGTACAGCTTTCAATTATCTCATAAAAGATGACAGCATCTATATATCTAAGGCAGATAAAAACAACACAACTGTGGTCGTAAACACACTTGATTATATTAATGCAGGAACTAATCACTTAAACAGTGATCATtacaagaaaataaatcatacaaaCACAGAGCTTATCGCTAGATCTATTTCAAAGATTGTAAATAAACTATTTACAAACAAAGAAATTGATGAGCACACTTATAATTTCTTAAGTGACTGCAAAAATCCTAAACATGGATACATGTACCTTCTTCCAAAGATACATAAAATTCGGCAAGACTCATTAGAAGCTATCATATTAGATGGGTATAAAATTGGAGAATTAGCTGTGCCTTTTAGGCCTATAATCAATAAATGCAATTCTCCAACAAGAAGAATTGAAAAGTTTTTAGATTTAATATTAAAACCTTTATTGAGGAAACTAGAGTTTTACATTCAAGACACAAAAGATTTTATCAATAGGATAGAGTCTAAGACCTGTGTACGTAACTGTACACTAATTGCCTATGATGTAACTTCAATGTATACAAACATGAACATCGACAATTTACTAGATACAATCAAGAATTTCTTAGATCAAATTGATCGAACAAAGTATAAGTTTAAAGTACCAAACAAATCAGATCTAATATCTTTTGCAAAAattatattggaaaacaatgagtTCCAATTTAATGGGACTTTATATAAACAAGTTATAGGGGCACCACAAGGTGGAATATTATCACCCACTGCCACCGATCTGCATCTGTCAACAATACTTACAAAAATCTTAgacaaatttcaatttaaaaatagcATTAGTATGATTTGTCAATATCGTGACGATGGTTTCATGATTACAGAGTGCAACAAATCACAAATTGATGAGTTCTTTGCAATTGCAAACAACATTGACCCTCTACTTAAGTTTACGTATAATTTCTCCAATACAGAAGTGACGTACTTAGATACTGAGGTGTACAAAGGGGAGCGTTTTAAATCGAGTGGTGTCCTTGACATCAGGTTACATGTCAAACCAACTGAAACGTATCAGTACCTCCCAATTACAAGTGCACATCCTAAACATACTTTTAGAAGTATTATTACAGGTGAAACAATTCGTCACATAAGAAATAATAGCAACGAAACTGATCTCAACAAACATCTCCTGACTTTGGAGAATAAACTTATAGATAGAGGCTATGATAAGTTGGAAACTGCAAAAAACATTAAAGATGTGAAATACAAGATTAAACGTTGCAGTACTCTGTCAGATAATTTTAGACAAAGGGAAATTCCACTTACACTAGTAACTAAATATAACCCTACAGTTATAAATCTTAACAGAGCTATTAAGAAGCATTGGCAAATTTTGCAAAGAGATgaatattgtaaaacaatatttaaacagATGCCTATCATTGCATATAAACgcagtaaaaatttaaaagagcACCTAGCAAAAACAAGACTTTTAAATAGGGAGACTTTTGAGAAGGGACCCTTGCTAAAATAAAACTTAGCTAAAAAATCCCGAAACACCGTTaatgaactatatatatatttctagtaaaAAAAGGCAATAAGTCATTACGACTCTATAAAAACGGTGTCAAGTCTTGAGGTTTAAGAATGTATGTTGGTGATGGGAATCTTTGCATTTGTGGAAAGTTTACCCAAATGTTTGTTAATACGACTTAAACATTGCTATAATAGAAAACACTCGAGACAACCGAAAGGTGCACGGTCGCACTAAATACCAATAATATGTTAttaagccaaataaaataatgtatcctaattgatagattgatatgatgcgtatataatataattgtttaaaagatgTGAATAACAGAATAAATGACAGACACATGATCTCCAGAAATTAACTAGTAAAGATAATAAAGTATTTCCCTGGTCTACTTTTTGGTCTTAACTTACACTGTTGTTataacaacattacaaaaaaacgcGGGACATGACcagataataaatataatttttcatacgTACAAATCAAGTTGATCGAGTTACCTGGACTCATAATATTCACATATTAGTATAACCCTTAATATAAATTTCTCAAATTATTGCTTTAATAGTAAGCATAGGTACttgggtacaggacattttttttaccctacccttttttttccaaaatctgttatattttcgttttctcacttttgtattatttatttttttcgcgtCTATCTGTACGTGTCATTAGAACATAAATACACTACACATTACTTggttttgctatttactatcaattccaagtttactatccacagcggtCACGGATATATTACTAAAGAGAGTGAATTATaaaatagaaaacgaaaaaataacggatattggaaaaaagggggagggtaaaaaaaatggtgacatcccattagtctGACAACCATTATTcggacagcccaatactccgacaacaTGTACTATTCTGACAGCCCATTATTACGacaacccattactccgacagcccattattccgacaataTGCGTTTTTCTTAGTGTATGGATAAAATTTCTCTAATAAAACCCAACTTCGCTCTCTGATATTTGTGGTTGTCCGTTTTGATTCCAATTATTTTTTGCATGCGGACATTAATTTTGTCTCAGTATATTGGAGTTGATACACATGATTATAGCAACTGCTCAGTCCTTAACCTCGCCCCTCTTTCGTTTTGCGTGTCTAGttactttatttatctttatatttcgtTGTTTGTGTGTCTACTATCAGTCTGTGCTGTTCTAGCTCGCTATTTTTTGCATGTGTGTCTTGATCTACCTTCCTTTCACTAGATCTTCGAATCCCCCTTTTCGCGTATCAGGGGAGTGAGGTTCCCCCACTATgaactacataaataaataatacatcgGAGTTGGAAAACACTACCCGCCCTCTTTGGTCGCAACACTTTCTCTCCTTGTATCACTCATCtgagttttatttcaatttattttgttgcAGAAATAATGGGATAAAGTAGCGTcagtcaaaataagaaaaaacaaagagacaaatacGTACCCAGAACcttaaaaataagaagacaaataggacgaaatatgtgctcagaaaagatgagcaattccaatcatgatcaatcatgaaTACAGTATCATGTTCGGGAATGTGAATCCACGAAATACGGAGACAGTACATGTACCACTTCTAATAGCGATCGTTCAGACATAATCCGAGAGATGACACTCAATATTTTGTTGGGAGACCGATTTTGTATCCTAAgattattttaaattctagaaaGATATGCCTCTTTTTTAATGATTGGTGGAGATGCAGGACtgatgatttacaacaaaacttattacgaaaaacaaatatgacggacatgaatatttcggcaatttctatctAAATATGCATAAGGAAAAGtaatatcgggtcagtgactgtatatgtcatagaaatatacagtcaacgcattttgactgctcaagtAGAACGAGTCCAGTATAAAAGACAATAACTAGTAGAATAAGACAATGTGGGACATTCTTGTCCTTGTGTCTTTGTCAAATTGTTTAATTGTAAAAACTTAGTAATATGTGTTTTGTGGgaaacttatttttcatttaaaaattggtttcaagaaaaaaacatatttagatatcattgattttaa encodes:
- the LOC139492888 gene encoding uncharacterized protein, giving the protein MKFIPTPKVSSTYIRKQIMKDFLELARKLRCRFHYSTNTIKEIHPLYLQTGHISPNGNNALEGYITDTKLEISRLKVKQFKHNLTLAERTAFNYLIKDDSIYISKADKNNTTVVVNTLDYINAGTNHLNSDHYKKINHTNTELIARSISKIVNKLFTNKEIDEHTYNFLSDCKNPKHGYMYLLPKIHKIRQDSLEAIILDGYKIGELAVPFRPIINKCNSPTRRIEKFLDLILKPLLRKLEFYIQDTKDFINRIESKTCVRNCTLIAYDVTSMYTNMNIDNLLDTIKNFLDQIDRTKYKFKVPNKSDLISFAKIILENNEFQFNGTLYKQVIGAPQGGILSPTATDLHLSTILTKILDKFQFKNSISMICQYRDDGFMITECNKSQIDEFFAIANNIDPLLKFTYNFSNTEVTYLDTEVYKGERFKSSGVLDIRLHVKPTETYQYLPITSAHPKHTFRSIITGETIRHIRNNSNETDLNKHLLTLENKLIDRGYDKLETAKNIKDVKYKIKRCSTLSDNFRQREIPLTLVTKYNPTVINLNRAIKKHWQILQRDEYCKTIFKQMPIIAYKRSKNLKEHLAKTRLLNRETFEKGPLLK